The genomic window TGAATTCGTCGATCATCCATTCCATGATGACCATATCGAAGTCATCACCGCCTAAGTGAGTGTCCCCATTTGTGGACTTCACTTCGAAGACGCCGTCGCCCAACTCAAGGATGGAAATATCGAATGTTCCACCACCTAAATCGTAGACAGCGATCTTAGCATTGCTCTTCTTCTTATCGAAACCGTAAGCGAGAGCGGCTGCAGTAGGCTCGTTGATGATACGTTCCACTTCGAGACCCGCGATACGACCCGCATCTTTGGTTGCTTGGCGTTGCTCGTCATTGAAGTACGCAGGAACAGTGATAACAGCCTTGGTTACTTTATGGCCCAGATAGTCTTCTGCAGTCTGCTTCATCTTCTGAAGAACTCGTGCAGAGATCTCTTGTGGAGTGAACTCACCGGTAGCGGTCTCGAATTTCACGCCGTCATTGCCGCTACGAACCACTTTGTAGGAAACGTGTTTCATTTCCTGTTCGGCCTCATTGAATCTGCGACCAATGAAACGTTTTGCGGAACGCACGGTATTCACCGCGTTAGTAATTGCTTGGTTTTTAGCGAACTGACCGACTAAAGTTTCACCCTTTGCGGTAAAAGCAACGATAGACGGAGTGGTCCTAGCACCCTCGGAGTTCTGAATAACGACAGGATCCCCGCCTTCCATAACGGATACGCAGGAGTTTGTGGTCCCTAAGTCGATTCCGATGATCTTCTCTTTTGACATTTTGGTTTCTCCTTTCCGCCGGTCCGAAATCCATTCGACCGAAACGGATCATCATAAATCCTAAATCTGCGGCCACAAAGCCGCTCCGAAGTTAAGCCTTCGGTTTCCCTATCCTAACTCTCGCAGGTCTTAAGGAGAACTTATCCTCGTTATCCTTAATATAGAAGCCTGCCTGATAAACTTCGATCACAGTCTCTTCGGAATACTGATCGCCTTCTTCCGAAGAAAGAGCTTCCATCAGAGTAGGATCGAACGGTTCTCCCTGAGGAGCATGTCTAAAAACATTCGATTTCTCTAATACGGAATAGAACTCTTTCAAGATCATTTCCACACCTTCAACGAAAGGCTTAAGCTCTTCCGTAACGTTTACACCGGACCTTACACGATCCAAATTATCGATCGGAGTCAGAAAACTCGCCACGAGAGACTTGACCGCTTCTCTCTTGATATTGGAGAATTCTTGGGCGGTCCTTCTCTTATAGTTCTGGAACTCCGCTCTCTCACGGGTCCAGGAATCCTTTAAGGATTCGATCTCTTTCTTTGCAGCATCCAATTCCTTGCGCAAAGAATTTTCTGCGGTTTCCGGTTGTTTTGCTTCTCCAGGATTCTCTCCCGAAGAGGTTGCTACCGCTTCTTCTTGGCTCATCTCTCTATCATTTCCTTGCATAGATTCATTACTACTTACTAATGCGCGTGATCATCTCCGAAACGAGTTTCGAAGTAAAGTCCACCAAAGGAAGGGCACGATGGTAGTCCATTCTCTGAGGACCAATGATCCCCATGGCACCGATCCTCTTCTCGCCCATCCTATAACCGGATGTGATAATGCTCACACCGCCCATCAAACCGTCACCGTCCTTGCCGATCACGGTATACACACCGTCATGTTCGGAATATTCCCCAAACATACCCGTCAGGAACCTCTTATCGTCCAGAAGAGCGAGGACCTGATTCAATCTCTCTTCTTCGTCGTCCCGGAACCTACCGTAGAGGTTCTTGAGCCCGTCGATATAAAGCGAAACCTCCGAATTATCGGGAGTCATCGCCGCAGAAAGCACATTAGACACTTTATAAAAATCTAATGGACCATCCTTTCTCAGAAGAAGGGAAGGGATCACCTTCTCCTGGATCTCGAACATGTCGTAGCCCTTGGCGTTATCGTTCAGATACTTGGAGATCTGATACAATTCCTCCTGGCTATAATTCCGATCTAAGAATACGCTACGGTTCAGGACCGCACCCGATCTCATGACCATGATCATGAGGACCTCGTCCCCATGCACATGGATCAATTCCACATGCTTGAGAGTATCCAAGCTCTTGGCAGGACCGAGAACCACACCCGCAGAGTTCGAAAGGCTCGCAAGAACGCTTGCAGTCGCTTTCAGGATCTGATCCAGCTTAAACTGCATCTTCAGGTATTCTTCTTGGATCCTCTGCTTCTCCTTGATCGTGAGTTCGTAAACCACCACCAAAGAATCCACATAGAAACGATACCCACGCTCTGTAGGGATCCTACCGCCCGAGATATGACGGGAAGCAAGATAGCCCATGTCCTCGAGCTCTTTCAACACCGTCCGAATGGACGCCGGAGAAAGACCAATATCATGCTTATCAAACAAGGTCTTGGAGCCAACCGGACGATTCTCTTGAATGAATTCGTCCACAGTGGCCTTGAGGATCATCCTATGTCTCGGGGAGAGTTCCATTCCTTTCCTTTAGCACTCTGGCTATTAGAGTGCTAATCACTCCCTCAAGTTTCCAAAAGATTCGGAAAAAAGTCAAGAATTTTGGGTTTTTACAAGGGAAAGGAAGGTGGA from Leptospira langatensis includes these protein-coding regions:
- the grpE gene encoding nucleotide exchange factor GrpE, which encodes MQGNDREMSQEEAVATSSGENPGEAKQPETAENSLRKELDAAKKEIESLKDSWTRERAEFQNYKRRTAQEFSNIKREAVKSLVASFLTPIDNLDRVRSGVNVTEELKPFVEGVEMILKEFYSVLEKSNVFRHAPQGEPFDPTLMEALSSEEGDQYSEETVIEVYQAGFYIKDNEDKFSLRPARVRIGKPKA
- the hrcA gene encoding heat-inducible transcriptional repressor HrcA — protein: MELSPRHRMILKATVDEFIQENRPVGSKTLFDKHDIGLSPASIRTVLKELEDMGYLASRHISGGRIPTERGYRFYVDSLVVVYELTIKEKQRIQEEYLKMQFKLDQILKATASVLASLSNSAGVVLGPAKSLDTLKHVELIHVHGDEVLMIMVMRSGAVLNRSVFLDRNYSQEELYQISKYLNDNAKGYDMFEIQEKVIPSLLLRKDGPLDFYKVSNVLSAAMTPDNSEVSLYIDGLKNLYGRFRDDEEERLNQVLALLDDKRFLTGMFGEYSEHDGVYTVIGKDGDGLMGGVSIITSGYRMGEKRIGAMGIIGPQRMDYHRALPLVDFTSKLVSEMITRISK